One part of the Desulfonema ishimotonii genome encodes these proteins:
- a CDS encoding sigma-54-dependent transcriptional regulator, translating to MFPTILIIDDEPMILQSLSGLLSDEGFEVLTATNGYEGLKLIETESPDLVLLDIWMPGIDGIETLKEIKKSNPFIQVIIITGHGNVETAVRATKLGAFDMIEKPLSIDKVIVDISNALNFRRLEEENRYLRKKTIEKHAIDGHSPAISELKQQIAVVAPTGSWVLITGENGAGKELVARNIHQFSPRAEQPLIDINCAAIPDERLESELFGHEKGAVPWSENRKRGRFEMADRGTLLLDEICDMSLSTQAKLLRVLQEQKFQRVGGGRTIRINVRVIAATNRDIEAEIEKGNFREDLYYRLNEIPITVPALRNRREDIPVLAKVFLAKRAGQYGGPAKQFTAEALEMLGAYSWPGNVRELKNLINRLVLMIDRDSIGVDDIPAPCNPGAGGGEPEPIVEKLLSAADLNGARAAFEAEFIRRRLAEHGNDPEKAARVMGMSPEDLLRKLGASGGDSAHHRR from the coding sequence ATGTTTCCGACAATTCTGATTATTGACGATGAACCGATGATCCTCCAGTCCCTCAGCGGGCTGCTGTCCGATGAGGGGTTCGAGGTTCTCACAGCAACAAACGGCTATGAAGGCCTGAAGCTGATCGAGACCGAATCTCCCGATCTGGTGTTGCTGGATATATGGATGCCCGGCATTGACGGCATCGAAACCCTGAAGGAGATCAAGAAGTCCAACCCGTTTATCCAGGTGATTATCATCACCGGACACGGCAACGTCGAGACCGCCGTCAGGGCGACCAAGCTGGGCGCGTTCGACATGATCGAAAAACCACTCTCCATCGACAAGGTCATTGTGGACATCAGCAACGCCCTCAATTTCAGGCGGCTGGAGGAGGAAAACCGCTATCTGCGGAAGAAAACCATTGAAAAACACGCCATTGACGGTCACAGCCCGGCCATTTCGGAGCTGAAGCAGCAGATCGCCGTGGTGGCGCCGACCGGTTCATGGGTGCTCATCACCGGCGAGAACGGGGCCGGCAAGGAGCTGGTGGCCCGGAATATCCACCAGTTCAGCCCCCGTGCCGAACAACCCCTCATCGACATCAACTGCGCGGCCATCCCCGATGAACGGCTTGAAAGCGAGCTGTTCGGCCATGAGAAGGGGGCTGTCCCGTGGTCCGAAAACCGGAAGCGGGGACGGTTTGAAATGGCCGACAGGGGCACGCTCCTCCTCGACGAGATCTGCGATATGAGCCTCAGCACCCAGGCCAAGCTGCTGCGGGTGCTTCAGGAGCAGAAGTTCCAGCGCGTGGGCGGCGGCAGGACCATCCGCATAAACGTCCGGGTGATTGCCGCCACCAACCGGGATATCGAAGCTGAAATCGAAAAGGGGAACTTCCGGGAAGATCTCTATTACCGGCTCAATGAAATCCCCATCACCGTGCCGGCCCTGCGGAACCGCCGGGAGGATATCCCGGTACTGGCAAAGGTCTTCCTGGCTAAACGGGCCGGACAATACGGCGGCCCGGCCAAACAGTTCACGGCGGAAGCCCTGGAGATGCTGGGGGCCTATTCCTGGCCGGGAAACGTCCGGGAGCTGAAAAATCTGATCAACCGTCTGGTTCTCATGATCGACAGGGATTCCATCGGGGTTGACGATATTCCGGCCCCCTGCAACCCCGGAGCGGGGGGCGGCGAGCCGGAGCCGATTGTGGAGAAATTGCTGTCCGCAGCGGATCTGAACGGCGCCAGGGCGGCCTTTGAGGCGGAATTTATCCGGCGCAGGCTGGCTGAACACGGCAATGATCCGGAAAAGGCCGCCCGGGTCATGGGCATGTCGCCGGAGGATCTGCTGCGCAAACTCGGAGCCTCAGGGGGTGACAGTGCGCATCATCGGCGGTAA
- the rsmD gene encoding 16S rRNA (guanine(966)-N(2))-methyltransferase RsmD — translation MTVRIIGGKFRGRKLHPIRGMTIRPTSDRLRETLFNILSDRVRDAVVLDIFAGTGALGLEALSRGAGSAVFIDKYGGALTAIARNIGACSAEAQTRVIRWDVSKNLGCIRSHQPPFDLVFMDPPYDRNLIMPALTRLGGAGALAPAALIVVEHTPAEPVPEDLPGFSLADQRKYGKTLVSFLKYDMNAVSKTEG, via the coding sequence GTGACAGTGCGCATCATCGGCGGTAAGTTCAGGGGCCGGAAGCTCCATCCGATCCGGGGAATGACCATCCGGCCCACCTCGGACCGGCTGCGGGAAACCCTTTTTAATATTCTGTCCGACCGCGTGCGGGATGCGGTGGTTCTCGATATCTTTGCCGGAACCGGCGCGCTGGGACTTGAAGCCCTGAGCCGGGGGGCCGGATCTGCGGTGTTCATCGACAAATACGGCGGCGCGCTCACGGCCATTGCCCGGAATATCGGGGCCTGTTCCGCTGAGGCACAGACCCGCGTGATCCGGTGGGACGTGTCAAAGAACCTGGGCTGCATCCGCAGCCATCAGCCCCCCTTTGACCTGGTCTTCATGGACCCGCCCTATGACCGGAACCTGATCATGCCCGCCCTGACCCGTCTGGGCGGGGCAGGCGCTCTGGCCCCGGCCGCGCTGATCGTCGTTGAGCACACGCCGGCAGAGCCGGTCCCTGAAGACCTGCCCGGTTTCTCCCTGGCGGATCAAAGAAAATACGGAAAAACCCTTGTGTCATTTCTGAAGTATGATATGAACGCCGTATCAAAAACGGAAGGGTAG
- the coaD gene encoding pantetheine-phosphate adenylyltransferase, with protein sequence MTKVAIYPGSFDPVTNGHLDIIERGLTLFDKVIVTILRNPEKKALFTVEERMEMLEESLRDVPNVEIDSFQGLLVDYAFQRDAAAILRGMRAVSDFEYEFQMALMNRKLDRDVQTVFLMTGLRWIFTSSSIIKQAAQFGGDIEDMVPPMVCRNLKKKYGLIPASS encoded by the coding sequence ATGACGAAAGTGGCAATTTATCCCGGCTCGTTCGACCCGGTGACAAACGGACATCTGGATATCATCGAAAGGGGGCTGACCCTCTTCGACAAAGTGATCGTCACCATTCTGCGCAACCCGGAAAAAAAAGCGCTGTTCACCGTGGAAGAGCGGATGGAAATGCTGGAAGAAAGCCTGAGGGACGTTCCCAATGTGGAGATTGATTCCTTTCAGGGCCTTCTGGTCGATTACGCTTTTCAGCGCGATGCCGCCGCCATTCTCAGGGGGATGCGGGCGGTATCTGATTTTGAATACGAGTTTCAGATGGCGCTGATGAACCGGAAGCTGGACCGCGATGTCCAGACGGTCTTCCTGATGACCGGTCTCCGGTGGATATTCACCAGCTCCTCCATCATCAAGCAGGCCGCCCAGTTCGGGGGCGATATCGAGGATATGGTCCCACCTATGGTCTGCCGCAATCTCAAAAAAAAATACGGTCTTATTCCGGCGTCTTCATAG
- a CDS encoding selenium metabolism-associated LysR family transcriptional regulator — protein sequence MDLWQLHIFCKVVEFKSFSGAGKTVHLSQPTVSSHIKDLENHFGCRLIDRMAREAIPTRAGELLYGYARKLIALRDETEIAMAEFHGKIKGCLTIGGSTIPGTYILPRLVGAFIGKYPDVTLSLTIGDTERITGDILSGQLELGIVGAKTRDKKILQEALIADEMFLVVPADHPWAKRKSVTPDMLLKEPFIIREAGSGTLKSIQENLEKSGCDIDDLNVIAEMGSTGAVIQGIRNRVGISILSGIAVAEEAAAGTLTALSVEGLSLKRHFYLSVHRHKTASPLCNTFVRFLKQQLTPPE from the coding sequence ATGGATCTCTGGCAGCTTCACATATTCTGCAAAGTCGTTGAATTTAAAAGTTTCTCCGGGGCCGGAAAGACGGTTCACCTGTCCCAGCCGACGGTCAGCAGCCACATCAAAGACCTGGAAAACCATTTCGGGTGCCGCCTCATCGACCGCATGGCCAGAGAGGCCATTCCCACCCGGGCCGGAGAACTGCTCTACGGGTACGCCCGGAAGCTGATCGCCCTGCGGGATGAAACCGAGATCGCCATGGCCGAATTTCACGGCAAAATCAAGGGCTGTCTGACCATCGGCGGCAGCACCATCCCCGGCACCTATATCCTGCCCCGCCTTGTGGGGGCTTTTATCGGAAAATATCCCGATGTCACCCTGTCGCTGACCATCGGCGACACAGAGAGAATCACCGGCGATATCCTCTCCGGCCAACTGGAGCTGGGCATTGTGGGGGCGAAAACAAGAGATAAGAAAATCCTGCAGGAAGCGCTGATCGCCGATGAAATGTTCCTGGTGGTCCCGGCAGATCATCCGTGGGCCAAAAGAAAATCCGTGACACCCGACATGCTCCTGAAAGAGCCGTTTATCATCCGTGAGGCGGGATCGGGAACCCTGAAATCCATTCAGGAAAACCTGGAAAAATCCGGCTGTGATATTGACGACCTGAACGTCATCGCTGAAATGGGCAGCACCGGGGCGGTGATTCAGGGCATCAGAAACCGCGTGGGCATCTCCATCCTCTCCGGCATAGCGGTGGCCGAGGAGGCCGCAGCCGGAACCCTGACCGCACTGAGCGTTGAGGGCCTCAGTCTGAAGCGGCATTTTTACCTCTCCGTCCACCGCCATAAAACCGCCTCCCCGCTGTGCAACACCTTTGTCCGTTTCTTGAAACAACAACTGACCCCGCCGGAATAG
- a CDS encoding aminotransferase class IV encodes MKQEAVSEYFIVDRKLRATDDMKIFDRIGGDALYEVVKVVDGIPLFFEAHMARLRQSGKKSAIEIQKKDAEISEEIAALVQKNRCDHINVKLVRTELDGKEIFLTYFIRSEYPGRNVYARGIHTILFRGERENPNIKTVSASFRERVQAAREKTGAYEALLTDRNGYISEGSRSNIFFVKGGAIHTPPAGTVLMGVTRHYVMAICRELGITVNERTLHRDELTDIEGAFITGTTVDVLPIASIDHRKIRSVSDLRIQKIIKGYEKEIRFYTEMRKKSQALHLGQR; translated from the coding sequence ATGAAGCAAGAAGCCGTTTCAGAATATTTTATTGTGGACCGTAAACTGCGCGCCACTGATGATATGAAGATTTTTGACCGAATCGGAGGTGACGCGCTGTATGAAGTCGTCAAGGTGGTTGACGGCATCCCTCTCTTTTTTGAGGCTCATATGGCGCGATTGCGCCAGTCCGGTAAAAAGTCGGCTATTGAGATTCAGAAAAAGGATGCGGAAATTTCAGAAGAGATCGCCGCGCTTGTGCAGAAAAACCGGTGCGATCACATCAACGTCAAGCTGGTTCGGACCGAACTCGACGGGAAGGAGATTTTTCTGACCTATTTTATCCGGTCCGAATATCCCGGCCGCAATGTCTACGCACGGGGCATTCATACGATTCTGTTTCGGGGGGAACGGGAAAATCCCAACATCAAGACCGTCAGCGCCTCTTTCCGGGAACGGGTTCAGGCGGCCAGGGAGAAAACCGGGGCCTATGAGGCGCTTCTGACGGACCGGAACGGTTATATCTCCGAGGGAAGCCGCTCCAATATTTTTTTTGTGAAAGGGGGGGCCATCCACACGCCGCCGGCAGGGACGGTCCTGATGGGCGTCACCCGGCATTATGTCATGGCGATTTGCCGGGAACTCGGCATCACGGTCAATGAGCGCACCCTTCACCGGGATGAACTCACCGATATCGAGGGCGCATTTATCACCGGCACAACGGTGGATGTGCTGCCCATCGCGTCTATTGACCACAGAAAAATCCGGTCGGTCTCCGATCTCCGGATTCAGAAAATCATCAAGGGATATGAAAAAGAGATCCGATTTTACACCGAGATGCGGAAAAAATCACAGGCCCTTCATCTGGGACAGAGGTGA
- a CDS encoding sigma 54-interacting transcriptional regulator: protein MTLTIEQPFLSAFLEKRGMPDWRTLIRILLDATPSGILFIDEKSVVVFSNRAAQDSLKLGTGTQVKERFPDLWTEVRHTLKDRNCRFDLLIRKEGKVFPVKLSPVIWKNGVVGVLCMVEDRTEMKKITRKMLSYQELNRELDTIIDTSSDGLWICDANATVVHINPASERINGVRASDVVGRNMGDLVAEGLVDQSVTLEVIEKKSVVNLLQHLRNGQKLILTGNPVFDESGNLIRVVVNERDITEIDRLHRELEEQAAIKEQMHHHMLERQLEELESSRIIAKSPCFINVLKQALKVSAVESTVLLSGESGSGKGMIAKLIHKYSSRSQLPMIELNCGAIPETLVEAELFGYEKGAFTGADIRGKPGYFELADGGTLFLDEIGELPLSSQVKLLRFLEDGHVIRVGGTLRRKVDVRVLAATNRRLKEMVNQGDFRMDLYYRLHVIPLRIPPLRDRTDCILPLIYHYVDHFGRKLGFKKRILFTHDATHALLAYSWPGNVRELMNLCERLVVMTEEERVDVEHLPGTLALRSEADALPREVWQAELPLAKILEAVEKKVLNRAMEKYRSQTKAADALGVNQSTIARKLKKYAEQRRQGPLTGHFSNT, encoded by the coding sequence ATGACCTTAACGATTGAACAGCCTTTTTTAAGCGCGTTTCTGGAAAAACGGGGGATGCCGGACTGGCGTACTCTGATTCGGATTCTTCTGGACGCCACCCCGAGCGGTATTCTGTTTATTGATGAAAAAAGCGTGGTTGTCTTTTCCAACCGGGCCGCACAGGATAGCCTGAAACTCGGCACCGGTACGCAGGTGAAGGAGCGGTTCCCGGATCTCTGGACCGAGGTCCGGCATACGCTGAAAGACCGCAACTGCCGGTTCGATCTGCTCATCCGTAAAGAAGGAAAGGTCTTTCCGGTGAAACTGAGTCCGGTCATCTGGAAAAACGGGGTGGTCGGGGTTCTCTGTATGGTTGAGGATCGGACGGAGATGAAAAAGATCACCCGGAAAATGCTCTCCTACCAGGAGCTGAACCGGGAGCTGGATACCATTATCGACACCTCGTCCGACGGCCTCTGGATCTGTGACGCCAACGCCACTGTTGTCCACATCAACCCGGCCTCCGAACGGATCAACGGGGTCCGGGCCAGCGACGTGGTGGGCCGGAACATGGGGGATCTGGTCGCGGAGGGACTGGTGGACCAGTCTGTCACCCTGGAGGTGATTGAAAAAAAATCCGTGGTGAACCTGCTCCAGCACCTCCGGAATGGCCAAAAGCTGATACTGACCGGGAATCCGGTATTTGATGAAAGCGGCAACCTGATCCGCGTGGTGGTCAACGAGCGGGATATCACGGAAATTGACCGGCTGCACCGGGAGCTGGAAGAGCAGGCCGCCATAAAGGAACAGATGCATCATCACATGCTGGAGCGTCAGCTTGAGGAACTGGAAAGCAGTCGGATTATTGCCAAAAGCCCGTGCTTTATCAACGTCCTCAAACAGGCACTGAAGGTGAGCGCGGTGGAGTCCACCGTCCTGCTCTCCGGGGAATCAGGCTCCGGCAAGGGGATGATCGCCAAACTGATTCATAAATATTCCAGCCGTTCCCAGCTTCCCATGATCGAACTCAACTGCGGGGCCATTCCGGAGACCCTGGTGGAGGCCGAGCTGTTCGGCTATGAAAAAGGGGCCTTTACCGGAGCGGATATTCGGGGAAAGCCCGGATATTTCGAACTGGCCGACGGGGGAACGCTTTTTCTGGATGAAATCGGAGAGCTGCCCCTCTCCTCCCAGGTGAAGCTGCTCCGTTTCCTGGAGGACGGCCATGTAATCCGCGTCGGCGGAACCCTTCGCCGCAAAGTGGACGTGCGGGTGCTGGCCGCCACCAACCGGCGGCTGAAAGAGATGGTGAATCAGGGCGATTTCCGCATGGACCTCTACTACCGGCTCCATGTCATTCCCCTCCGCATTCCCCCGCTCAGGGACCGGACGGACTGCATTCTCCCCCTGATCTACCATTATGTCGATCACTTCGGCAGGAAGCTGGGGTTCAAAAAACGGATTCTCTTTACCCATGACGCCACCCATGCCCTGCTGGCCTATTCCTGGCCGGGCAACGTACGGGAACTGATGAATCTGTGTGAACGCCTGGTGGTGATGACCGAAGAGGAGCGGGTTGATGTCGAGCATCTGCCTGGCACACTGGCGCTGAGAAGTGAGGCAGATGCCCTGCCCCGGGAGGTCTGGCAGGCGGAACTGCCGCTGGCAAAAATTCTGGAGGCGGTGGAAAAAAAGGTGCTGAACCGGGCCATGGAAAAATACAGGTCACAGACCAAAGCGGCCGACGCCCTGGGGGTCAACCAGTCCACCATTGCCCGGAAGCTGAAAAAGTATGCCGAACAAAGGCGACAGGGGCCACTGACCGGGCATTTTTCAAACACCTGA
- the gabT gene encoding 4-aminobutyrate--2-oxoglutarate transaminase, with amino-acid sequence MPTNEELMQMRNKHVPQGPFNITPAFIKEAKGAVMTDVEGREYIDFAGGIGVMNVGHCHPRVVEAIKDQAEKYIHTCFHVAQYDPYIDLAARLNTLAPGDFSKMTMFANSGAEAVENAVKVARYATKRPAIIAYQNGFHGRTLLTMSLTSKVKPYKLGFGPFAPEIYRMVYPYCYRCPFGLKYPDCGVSCADYLEEFFIDYVAAESTAAIIAEPIQGEGGFITPPPEYFPKLQKICQKYGIALIIDEVQAGAGRTGKFFAIEHWGVEPDIITAAKSLAGGMPLSAIIGREDLMNIPHAGGLGGTYSGNPLSCRAALAVLDALYEDGLLNRSVELGEILWKRFAELQEKYEIIGDVRGKGPMLGLELVRDRETKEPATEEAKKLVRLCYDKGLIILSCGNFGNVIRTLMPFVITDEQLERGMTILEESLDELKK; translated from the coding sequence ATGCCAACAAACGAAGAACTCATGCAGATGCGCAACAAACATGTTCCCCAGGGTCCGTTTAATATCACGCCCGCCTTCATCAAAGAAGCCAAAGGCGCTGTGATGACCGACGTTGAGGGGCGTGAATATATCGACTTTGCCGGCGGCATCGGCGTGATGAATGTCGGCCACTGCCATCCCCGGGTGGTCGAAGCCATAAAGGATCAGGCAGAGAAATACATCCACACCTGTTTTCATGTGGCCCAGTATGATCCCTATATCGATCTGGCAGCCCGTCTCAACACGCTGGCCCCCGGCGATTTCTCCAAGATGACCATGTTTGCCAACAGCGGTGCGGAGGCCGTTGAAAACGCCGTTAAAGTCGCACGGTATGCCACAAAACGCCCGGCGATCATCGCCTATCAGAACGGTTTCCACGGCAGAACCCTGCTGACCATGTCTCTGACCAGCAAGGTCAAGCCGTACAAACTCGGATTCGGGCCGTTTGCACCGGAAATTTACCGCATGGTCTATCCCTATTGTTACCGCTGTCCCTTTGGGCTGAAATACCCGGATTGCGGCGTTTCATGCGCGGATTACCTGGAAGAGTTCTTCATCGACTACGTGGCCGCAGAGTCCACCGCCGCCATTATTGCCGAGCCGATCCAGGGAGAAGGCGGTTTTATCACCCCGCCCCCCGAATACTTCCCCAAACTTCAGAAAATCTGCCAGAAATACGGCATTGCCCTGATTATCGACGAGGTTCAGGCCGGGGCCGGACGGACCGGTAAATTCTTTGCCATTGAACACTGGGGCGTTGAACCGGATATTATCACGGCGGCCAAGAGTCTGGCCGGCGGAATGCCCCTGAGTGCGATCATCGGGCGGGAAGATCTGATGAACATCCCCCACGCCGGCGGTCTGGGCGGCACCTACAGCGGCAACCCGCTTTCCTGCCGCGCTGCGCTGGCGGTTCTGGATGCCCTGTATGAGGACGGCCTGCTGAACCGTTCTGTCGAGCTGGGTGAGATTCTGTGGAAACGCTTTGCCGAGCTTCAGGAAAAATATGAGATCATCGGTGATGTGCGCGGCAAAGGCCCCATGCTGGGCCTGGAGCTGGTCAGAGACCGCGAGACCAAGGAACCTGCCACCGAAGAGGCGAAAAAACTGGTCAGGCTCTGTTATGACAAGGGGCTGATCATTCTCTCCTGCGGCAATTTCGGCAATGTTATCCGTACCCTGATGCCCTTTGTCATCACGGACGAGCAATTGGAACGGGGCATGACCATTCTGGAAGAGTCCCTTGATGAACTGAAAAAATAG